Below is a window of Arcobacter sp. F155 DNA.
TTTGAATAATTTGTGCTTGTTTTTTATTATCACTTTTTAATTCACTTGAATTACTAAGAATATCAGAGAAACCAATTATTGCATTTAGTGGTGTTCTTATTTCATGACTCATATTTGCCAAGAACGTCGACTTCGCCTCATCCGCCTTTTGCGCTTTTTGTTGGGCATGAACAATATCCGTAACATCTAATCTTATAGCTAAGAACTCCTCTATTTCATCATTGTAGTTTAAAATAGGCACAATAGTAGAAGCTACATGATATGCACTGCCATCTTTTGCTTTGTTTTTAATTTGACCTTTCCAAATCTTTTTAGCGCAGATTGTTTTCCATAAATCTTCAAAGATTTCACTTGGCATATCTTCATGTCTTACGATATTGTGACTTTTTCCAATAAGCTCTTCTTCTTTGTATTGAGAAACTTTTATAAATTCATCATTTACATAAGTAATAATGCCCCTTTTATCAGTTTTAGAAACAATAGCACTAGAGTCAACAGCTTTTTTATATTGGTTTAGTAGTTTAACTGTATTTTGTAGAGTTTGTGTTCTATCTTCTACCTTTTCTTCAAGTTTTCTTCTAGCATTTTTATGTTCTTTTTGTCTCTCAATTGAGATAACTGTGTAGTGAACTCCCAAGATAAATATAATACCAACTAAAGCAGACATAGTAAGAATAATTTGTTTACTTGTCAGTAAGAAATTGTCTTCAATAGGTATTGAAACTTGAATAACTCCTCTAACGTCACCTAGTTTCCAATTATTTTTTGGAGTGTCAGCTCTTGTATTGTGACATGAAACACAAGATTGGTCATAAAAAATATCAGCAATTGCTACTTTAAATACTTTTTGACCATTTTCATCTACTGCTTTTTTATAGATATTTGTTGGATTATTTACTAAGTATCGTAAAGACTCTTTTTCAAAATCACTTAAAACTCTATCTTTTCTATTAGGGAAAGGATAGTTACTATACATTTTTATATGCATATCTTTTTTTGTAACAAGCTCACTTAAATCATGAAGAAGTGTTGCTGGTAAAGGAATTACTCCTCTTTTATTATCATGTTCATAGTTTATTTCTATATCACTATTGTTTTTAACTTCTTTTATTACATGAGATGTATAATAGCTTCTAATTTTTTTTAAATTATTTACCATTTCAATAGATTGTTTTGTCATCTCATCCATTTTATTTTTATTTGAAAACTCTGGTAAAATAAAAACTATAAGATAAATAAGAGTTAAGCCTATTACTAAAATAGGTCCAATATATG
It encodes the following:
- a CDS encoding DUF3365 domain-containing protein, which gives rise to MKKIFSPFFNPYIGPILVIGLTLIYLIVFILPEFSNKNKMDEMTKQSIEMVNNLKKIRSYYTSHVIKEVKNNSDIEINYEHDNKRGVIPLPATLLHDLSELVTKKDMHIKMYSNYPFPNRKDRVLSDFEKESLRYLVNNPTNIYKKAVDENGQKVFKVAIADIFYDQSCVSCHNTRADTPKNNWKLGDVRGVIQVSIPIEDNFLLTSKQIILTMSALVGIIFILGVHYTVISIERQKEHKNARRKLEEKVEDRTQTLQNTVKLLNQYKKAVDSSAIVSKTDKRGIITYVNDEFIKVSQYKEEELIGKSHNIVRHEDMPSEIFEDLWKTICAKKIWKGQIKNKAKDGSAYHVASTIVPILNYNDEIEEFLAIRLDVTDIVHAQQKAQKADEAKSTFLANMSHEIRTPLNAIIGFSDILSNSSELKSDNKKQAQIIQ